From one Brachypodium distachyon strain Bd21 chromosome 4, Brachypodium_distachyon_v3.0, whole genome shotgun sequence genomic stretch:
- the LOC104584929 gene encoding disease resistance protein RPM1 has protein sequence MEFTVMLAMRAMGSLIPKLEKFKDPDKLRENEVKNDVEFLSTQMKTIQAALRKVSEDQRDDAEFVRMREAKKVTEILLAGMATPELKVLSVVGLGGLGKTTLVKVVYDTLRSQFDSKAFVSLSPNPDMKRVFKEMLHQLDNKEYVDLLAERELICKIRELLQDKRYLIVIDDIWDLESWGRMRCALLDSNCGSRIITTTRITDVATTADKSYELGPLSPDESRMLFNTRFSSGTGTHPCPILDEATKKLLQKCGGIPLAIITIATLLASKPKEDWSTVYDSISFAYGDNKDVKDTARIFSFNHFSLPITLKTCLLYLATSHKKKRIERGSFVRKWIAEGFVSEDGSYSREEVANRYFRELVNMSMIQPVGHDDSLGEVTYEVKYGMFDDLRLVSEREHFVTFLPAGNRISNTSLTAPVRLSIQFSDSEGSIGSGTKEMDLSHVRSVTMFGSAPADLVPFKHLGYLRVLDLDGCKDLDNSAVDDICRMIQLKYLSLKQTQVTELPSQIGKLLHLETLDVRQTRVKELPQEVVKLPKLTHLLFGQTSSLGGVKLPAGSNQLKSVMVLGAVDSRECSASVMEEISELKQVREVALVLHDGPADKERNDKLLSSIGKCANLRLLEIYGDSSPSDKLPASPNLPLLDELKVVGTFLEVPRWIAQLRAIEKLQMKVSKLEPNDLIILGGLPGLTSLALALVGIPRKPVAITSGAGFPCLEKFNFDCRAPWVTFQEGAMPCLKHLQLTLYVYPADKSPSGIMHLQGLNKITLCYSSRYTSAEGVANTVAVIREEASRHGNLIELSINGNYENYFLSIPKAKVDTGTAATEVNTRVSKVITGSEIEEEW, from the exons ATGGAGTTCACGGTGATGCTGGCGATGAGGGCCATGGGCTCCCTCATCCCCAAGCTGGAGAAGTTCAAGGACCCGGACAAGCTGCGGGAGAATGAAGTGAAGAATGATGTGGAGTTCCTCTCCACGCAGATGAAGACGATACAGGCTGCCCTACGCAAGGTGTCAGAGGATCAACGGGACGATGCGGAGTTCGTCCGTATGCGTGAGGCGAAGAAGGTTACCGAGATTCTGTTGGCAGGTATGGCCACACCGGAGCTCAAGGTACTCTCCGTTGTTGGGCTTGGAGGACTGGGCAAGACAACTCTTGTCAAAGTGGTCTATGACACCCTCCGATCGCAGTTCGATTCCAAGGCCTTTGTCTCCTTGTCCCCAAATCCTGACATGAAGAGAGTTTTCAAGGAGATGCTCCATCAACTTGACAACAAGGAGTATGTTGATTTGCTGGCTGAAAGAGAACTCATCTGCAAAATCAGAGAATTGCTTCAGGACAAGAG GTATCTGATTGTGATTGATGATATATGGGATCTAGAATCATGGGGAAGAATGAGATGTGCCTTGTTGGATAGTAATTGTGGAAGCAGAATAATCACGACTACCCGCATTACTGATGTCGCTACAACGGCCGATAAAAGTTACGAACTAGGACCACTTTCTCCGGATGAATCTAGGATGTTATTCAATACAAGATTTTCCAGTGGTACAGGCACACACCCTTGTCCTATCTTGGATGAGGCAACAAAAAAGCTTTTGCAGAAATGCGGTGGCATACCTTTAGCTATAATCACAATAGCTACTTTATTGGCTAGTAAACCAAAGGAGGATTGGTCTACGGTGTACGACTCTATTAGCTTTGCGTACGGTGATAACAAAGATGTCAAGGACACGGCAAGGATATTTTCATTCAATCACTTCTCTCTTCCCATCACTCTGAAGACTTGCCTTCTGTACTTGGCGACATCccacaagaagaaaagaattgaGAGGGGCAGCTTTGTTAGAAAATGGATCGCTGAAGGATTCGTGTCCGAAGATGGGTCGTACAGTCGTGAGGAAGTGGCAAATCGGTACTTTCGCGAGCTTGTCAACATGAGTATGATTCAGCCGGTGGGGCATGATGACAGTCTTGGGGAGGTGACCTACGAAGTTAAGTATGGAATGTTCGACGATCTTAGGCTAGTATCTGAGCGAGAACATTTTGTTACCTTCCTGCCAGCTGGCAATCGTATTTCAAATACCTCTCTGACGGCTCCTGTCCGTCTGTCTATCCAATTCTCTGACTCAGAGGGTTCTATTGGCAGTGGCACGAAAGAAATGGATCTATCCCATGTTCGATCTGTAACTATGTTTGGTTCTGCTCCTGCAGACTTGGTTCCATTTAAGCATTTGGGGTATCTTAGAGTGTTGGATCTAGATGGCTGCAAGGATTTGGACAACTCTGCTGTGGATGATATCTGCCGTATGATCCAGCTCAAGTACCTGAGTCTGAAGCAGACGCAGGTCACTGAGCTCCCTTCACAGATAGGGAAACTGCTTCACCTGGAGACCCTGGACGTAAGGCAGACAAGGGTGAAAGAGCTGCCCCAGGAAGTTGTTAAGCTCCCTAAACTAACACACCTTCTTTTTGGTCAAACTAGTTCACTTGGAGGTGTGAAGTTGCCGGCTGGGAGTAACCAGTTGAAATCAGTAATGGTTCTCGGTGCCGTCGATTCGCGAGAATGCTCGGCAAGTGTCATGGAGGAGATCAGCGAGCTGAAACAAGTAAGGGAGGTTGCACTCGTGCTGCATGATGGGCCTGCCGACAAGGAGCGGAATGATAAGCTACTGTCTTCCATAGGCAAGTGTGCCAATCTGCGGCTCCTGGAAATTTATGGTGATTCCAGCCCCAGCGACAAGCTTCCAGCATCCCCCAATCTTCCTCTACTGGACGAGCTCAAGGTGGTCGGGACATTTCTGGAAGTTCCCAGGTGGATAGCACAGCTCAGAGCTATTGAGAAGCTACAGATGAAAGTATCCAAACTAGAGCCAAATGATCTGATCATACTTGGAGGTCTGCCAGGCCTCACAAGCCTTGCACTTGCACTGGTTGGTATCCCAAGGAAACCAGTGGCCATTACTAGCGGTGCCGGTTTCCCGTGCCTTGAGAAATTCAATTTCGACTGCAGGGCGCCGTGGGTAACCTTTCAGGAGGGAGCTATGCCATGTCTGAAGCACCTCCAGCTAACGCTCTATGTTTACCCAGCAGATAAAAGCCCCTCAGGCATCATGCACCTTCAGGGTCTCAACAAGATTACCCTCTGCTACTCGTCACGCTACACAAGCGCTGAGGGCGTAGCTAACACAGTTGCTGTCATCAGAGAAGAAGCTTCTCGCCATGGTAATCTTATCGAGCTTTCCATCAATGGCAACTATGAGAATTATTTCCTCTCCATACCCAAGGCCAAGGTTGACACCGGGACAGCTGCAACTGAAGTCAACACAAGAGTTAGCAAAGTGATTACTGGATCCGAAATCGAAGAGGAGTGGTAG
- the LOC100822582 gene encoding elongation factor 1-alpha, whose protein sequence is MGKEKTHINIVVIGHVDSGKSTTTGHLIYKLGGIDKRVIERFEKEAAEMNKRSFKYAWVLDKLKAERERGITIDIALWKFETTKYYCTVIDAPGHRDFIKNMITGTSQADCAVLIIDSTTGGFEAGISKDGQTREHALLAFTLGVKQMICCCNKMDATTPKYSKARYDEIVKEVSSYLKKVGYNPDKVPFVPISGFEGDNMIERSTNLDWYKGPTLLEALDQINEPKRPSDKPLRLPLQDVYKIGGIGTVPVGRVETGVIKPGMIVTFGPTGLTTEVKSVEMHHEALQEALPGDNVGFNVKNVAVKDLKRGFVASNSKDDPAKEAANFTSQVIIMNHPGQIGNGYAPVLDCHTSHIAVKFAELVTKIDRRSGKELEKEPKFLKNGDAGIVKMIPTKPMVVETFAMYPPLGRFAVRDMRQTVAVGVIKGVEKKDPTGAKVTKAAAKKK, encoded by the exons ATGGGTAAGGAGAAGACTCACATCAACATCGTGGTCATTGGCCATGTCGACTCTGGCAAGTCGACCACCACTGGCCACCTGATCTACAAGCTTGGAGGTATTGACAAGCGTGTGATCGAGAGGTTCGAGAAGGAGGCTGCTGAGATGAACAAGAGGTCGTTCAAGTATGCGTGGGTgcttgacaagctcaaggccgAGCGTGAGAGAGGTATCACCATTGATATTGCCCTGTGGAAGTTCGAGACCACCAAGTACTACTGCACGGTCATCGACGCACCTGGACACCGGGACTTCATCAAGAACATGATTACTGGTACCTCCCAGGCTGACTGTGCCGTGCTCATCATTGACTCCACAACTGGTGGTTTTGAGGCTGGTATCTCCAAGGATGGCCAGACCCGTGAGCATGCCCTCCTGGCTTTCACTCTTGGAGTGAAGCAGATGATCTGCTGCTGCAACAAG ATGGATGCCACCACTCCCAAGTACTCGAAGGCCCGTTATGATGAAATTGTTAAGGAAGTCTCTTCGTACCTCAAGAAGGTCGGCTACAACCCTGACAAGGTccccttcgtccccatctCTGGTTTTGAGGGTGACAACATGATTGAGAGGTCCACCAACCTTGACTGGTACAAGGGCCCCACCTTGCTTGAGGCTCTTGACCAGATCAATGAGCCCAAGAGGCCCTCGGACAAGCCCCTGCGTCTTCCCCTCCAGGACGTGTACAAGATCGGTGGCATTGGAACTGTGCCTGTTGGCCGTGTTGAGACTGGTGTCATCAAGCCTGGTATGATTGTTACCTTCGGTCCTACTGGTCTGACTACTGAGGTCAAGTCTGTTGAGATGCACCATGAGGCTCTCCAGGAGGCGCTTCCGGGTGACAATGTTGGCTTCAACGTCAAGAATGTTGCTGTGAAGGATCTCAAGCGTGGGTTTGTGGCATCCAACTCCAAGGATGACCCTGCCAAGGAGGCTGCCAACTTCACCTCCCAGGTCATCATCATGAACCACCCTGGTCAGATTGGCAACGGCTACGCCCCAGTGCTGGACTGCCACACCTCCCACATTGCAGTCAAGTTTGCTGAGCTGGTGACCAAGATCGACAGGCGATCTGGTAaggagctggagaaggagccCAAGTTCTTGAAGAACGGTGATGCTGGTATTGTGAAGATGATTCCCACCAAGCCCATGGTTGTGGAGACCTTCGCTATGTACCCTCCCCTTGGTCGTTTTGCTGTCCGTGACATGAGACAAACAGTTGCTGTTGGTGTCATCAAGGgcgtggagaagaaggacccAACTGGCGCCAAGGTCACCAAGGCGGCTGCCAAGAAGAAATGA
- the LOC100828316 gene encoding uncharacterized protein LOC100828316 isoform X2, with protein MLTKAMTQLPHPLWRPKPLLINYRIYMAGGTCNDILVLDLASSSFFTIQLPEGVEWSSGYKYGMGFHSRDAVFSRADDSGVYLIDLKELQFRIWLHKDDNWLLVDTICLRQMCAAFQMSDVMVEDEHTTAVSITQVGDNAEFVFLQMGPYTLYLDIRRRVLRKVYDEMTEKDRYVGHIHPCMMIWPPAFSVLKDDSTRIWV; from the exons ATGCTTACCAAAGCCATGACACAACTCCCCCATCCGCTATGGAGGCCAAAACCTCTACTCATCAATTATAGGATCTACATGGCTGGGGGCACCTGTAACGACATTCTTGTGTTGGATTTGGCGAGCTCCAGTTTCTTCACTATTCAGCTCCCAGAAGGGGTGGAGTGGTCTTCTGGATATAAATATGGGATGGGATTTCACAGTAGAGATGCtgtattctcacgggcagatGATTCCGGAGTTTACCTCATCGATTTGAAGGAACTTCAGTTTCGCATCTGGCTCCACAAGGATGATAACTGGTTGCTGGTGGATACCATATGTTTGCGTCAGATGTGTGCTGCTTTCCAGATGTCTGATGTCATGGTTGAAGATGAGCATACTACTGCTGTGAGTATAACCCAGGTGGGAGACAATGCTGAGTTTGTGTTCTTGCAGATGGGTCCATACACTCTCTATTTGGATATCAGGCGCAGGGTGCTGCGTAAAGTGTATGATGAGATGACAGAGAAGGATCGATACGTTGGTCACATCCATCCTTGCATGATGATTTGGCCTCCCGCATTCTCAGTGCTCAAGGATGATTCTACAAG GATATGGGTGTAG
- the LOC100828316 gene encoding uncharacterized protein LOC100828316 isoform X1, translating to MLTKAMTQLPHPLWRPKPLLINYRIYMAGGTCNDILVLDLASSSFFTIQLPEGVEWSSGYKYGMGFHSRDAVFSRADDSGVYLIDLKELQFRIWLHKDDNWLLVDTICLRQMCAAFQMSDVMVEDEHTTAVSITQVGDNAEFVFLQMGPYTLYLDIRRRVLRKVYDEMTEKDRYVGHIHPCMMIWPPAFSVLKDDSTRFVFGLWVITALV from the coding sequence ATGCTTACCAAAGCCATGACACAACTCCCCCATCCGCTATGGAGGCCAAAACCTCTACTCATCAATTATAGGATCTACATGGCTGGGGGCACCTGTAACGACATTCTTGTGTTGGATTTGGCGAGCTCCAGTTTCTTCACTATTCAGCTCCCAGAAGGGGTGGAGTGGTCTTCTGGATATAAATATGGGATGGGATTTCACAGTAGAGATGCtgtattctcacgggcagatGATTCCGGAGTTTACCTCATCGATTTGAAGGAACTTCAGTTTCGCATCTGGCTCCACAAGGATGATAACTGGTTGCTGGTGGATACCATATGTTTGCGTCAGATGTGTGCTGCTTTCCAGATGTCTGATGTCATGGTTGAAGATGAGCATACTACTGCTGTGAGTATAACCCAGGTGGGAGACAATGCTGAGTTTGTGTTCTTGCAGATGGGTCCATACACTCTCTATTTGGATATCAGGCGCAGGGTGCTGCGTAAAGTGTATGATGAGATGACAGAGAAGGATCGATACGTTGGTCACATCCATCCTTGCATGATGATTTGGCCTCCCGCATTCTCAGTGCTCAAGGATGATTCTACAAGGTTTGTATTTGGTCTTTGGGTTATTACTGCTCTTGTTTAG
- the LOC100828923 gene encoding putative disease resistance RPP13-like protein 2, producing the protein MSWLETSTEEEEDAWLQGAMDLPVSVSLGPMGTVFHQLHSAMDSRDARLKRVKAEIQMLQQGFEGLCTDLKDSSQPEDDKEIIALTGNFWTRQVRDLCYDTSDYLDDVLMQPLHQPVDASGRSSGKRGPKIAKDLSQLIARVEEARKSVEEARETRKRFNLRLAEESTTKPDSGHAGVSHLNPQLSQVQVDIHVNKLIKLLGAFEDHDGDSSNHDDDGTNKKLKVTTIFGYAGVGKTTVARTLFHQYGRKFQCRAFVRVSRDPDMMRLLTNMLSQIKAPLPQAPSDVQGLLASLTKHLQGKRYLIIIDDIWDTATWDIISHALPGGDCCRIIATTQVEDVASACCGYQLKHIYKIIPLNDDQLEKSEGDYTTNHSSEGLKEALKLVYNNLPLHLQTCLLYLNMYPEGYTIRKDELVKQWVAEGFIRAVQGRDMEDVAGGYFDDLVRRGMIQSVDTDHNGKVLSCTLHHMVLDLIRQKSMEEDFVTIVKYFQRTLGLPDKVRRLSVQFGGAKGANTIPENIRKSQVRSLAFSGYFKSVPSLVDYGLLQVFVLHIWADQDKIVDLSSIDELYRLRFLKIECNITVKLPDKIRALQHLGTLQVDGLSNVPSDIVHLEKLQHLRLPSEAILPDEVDGMTYRPTLRYFGLGSNLQDNAMDLSMLASLQDLQLTCSTVKLAENMVANMKYLGLILEKLSNLKSVVLASQVNTSSMHISCDSFSSVSPVTVNLERLELWPRICIFPSLPKWFSALDKLCILKIAVRELSNIDIDILRGLVALTAVSLYIQTAPGLVVFGKAGFSALKYFKVKCSEPWLKFEAGGMPNLRKLKLVFNAKEVQQHGAAPICIEHLPGLKEISAKIGGSVAALSISVSNDPRNPKIIEQRLDWNFCADKDRSMRAMQEQGGEIIEEKGEILEENIFDVPQTQDKYQGEDGSSQPYTHSRISTFMESSSRPPPRRPNRRRELLSMWARDSSPELVSSSPPTSSSSRGPIIRSTIQRVRISPRDRRGAEGPRPPNSLQTSSSPTSKSKKPQDLSGRA; encoded by the exons ATGTCTTGGTTAGAGACATccacggaggaggaggaggatgcttGGCTTCAGGGGGCCATGGATCTGCCTGTTAGTGTTTCGCTCGGCCCCATGGGCACCGTCTTCCATCAGCTCCATTCGGCCATGGATTCTCGAGATGCTCGGCTGAAAAGGGTCAAGGCCGAGATCCAGATGCTCCAACAAGGATTTGAGGGATTATGCACCGACCTCAAAGATTCATCTCAGCCGGAGGACGATAAGGAAATCATCGCCTTAACAGGCAACTTCTGGACGAGGCAGGTCCGGGATCTCTGCTATGACACGTCAGATTACCTCGACGATGTTCTTATGCAACCCCTTCATCAGCCCGTTGATGCCAGCGGCCGGAGTTCCGGGAAGCGAGGCCCAAAGATTGCAAAAGATTTATCACAACTGATAGCTCGCGTAGAGGAAGCACGCAAAAGCGTAGAGGAAGCACGCGAAACACGGAAAAGATTCAACCTCCGCCTTGCTGAAGAAAGTACCACCAAACCTGACTCTGGACATGCCGGTGTCAGCCACCTCAATCCCCAACTCTCACAGGTCCAAGTCGACATCCACGTCAACAAGCTCATAAAGCTGTTGGGCGCCTTTGAAGACCATGACGGTGACAGCAGCAACCACGACGACGATGGGACGAACAAAAAACTCAAGGTGACAACTATCTTTGGTTATGCAGGTGTTGGAAAGACAACAGTTGCCAGGACCTTATTTCACCAGTATGGAAGGAAGTTCCAGTGCCGGGCTTTTGTGCGAGTGTCTCGAGATCCAGATATGATGAGGCTTCTCACCAACATGCTATCACAAATCAAGGCACCACTGCCCCAGGCCCCTTCGGATGTCCAAGGACTTCTTGCCAGTCTCACCAAACATCTACAAGGCAAAAG atACTTGATTATAATAGATGATATATGGGACACAGCAACATGGGATATTATTAGCCATGCTCTTCCTGGTGGGGATTGTTGCAGAATAATAGCAACAACACAAGTTGAGGACGTAGCATCGGCATGCTGCGGTTATCAGTTAAAGCATATATACAAGATTATTCCTCTTAATGATGATCAATTAGAAAAATCTGAGGGTGATTATACTACAAATCATAGTTCCGAAGGGCTGAAAGAAGCTCTAAAACTTGTGTACAATAATCTTCCACTCCACTTGCAGACATGCTTGTTATATCTGAATATGTATCCAGAAGGATACACGATCAGAAAAGATGAATTGGTGAAGCAATGGGTAGCTGAAGGTTTCATCCGTGCAGTACAAGGACGGGACATGGAGGACGTTGCAGGGGGTTATTTTGATGATCTCGTCAGAAGAGGAATGATCCAATCCGTAGATACTGATCATAATGGCAAAGTGTTGTCATGTACACTTCACCACATGGTATTGGATCTTATTAGGCAGAAATCCATGGAGGAGGATTTCGTCACAATTGTGAAATATTTTCAAAGAACTCTTGGACTCCCTGACAAGGTTCGTCGACTGTCCGTCCAGTTTGGTggtgcaaaaggtgcaaaTACTATACCAGAAAACATCAGAAAGTCCCAAGTTAGGTCGCTTGCATTTTCTGGATACTTCAAGAGTgtaccttcccttgtggacTATGGGCTTCTTCAGGTTTTCGTTCTTCATATTTGGGCTGATCAAGACAAAATTGTTGATCTCAGCAGTATCGATGAACTATATCGATTGAGATTTCTGAAGATTGAATGCAATATCACCGTCAAGCTTCCAGACAAGATTCGAGCGCTGCAACACCTCGGTACTCTGCAAGTAGATGGATTATCTAACGTTCCATCTGATATTGTTCATCTGGAGAAATTACAGCACCTTCGCCTTCCATCCGAGGCTATTCTGCCCGACGAAGTCGATGGCATGACATATCGTCCCACTCTGCGGTATTTTGGTCTAGGCAGTAACTTACAAGATAACGCGATGGATCTCAGCATGCTGGCCAGTCTCCAAGATCTTCAGCTGACCTGTTCTACAGTGAAGCTAGCTGAAAATATGGTAGCCAACATGAAATACCTGGGTTTGATTCTGGAGAAACTGAGCAACCTTAAGTCTGTAGTTCTGGCATCTCAAGTAAATACTTCAAGCATGCACATTTCCTGTGATAGCTTCAGCAGCGTGTCCCCTGTTACGGTCAATCTTGAGAGGCTTGAATTATGGCCACGGATCTGCATCTTTCCAAGCCTCCCTAAGTGGTTCAGTGCACTCGACAAACTCTGCATTCTGAAGATAGCAGTTAGAGAGTTGTCGAACATTGATATTGATATCCTTAGAGGACTTGTTGCCCTCACTGCTGTCTCCCTGTATATCCAGACAGCGCCTGGACTGGTTGTCTTTGGCAAGGCAGGATTTTCAGCTCTCAAGTACTTCAAGGTCAAGTGTAGTGAACCTTGGCTCAAATTTGAAGCCGGTGGAATGCCTAATCTTCGTAAGCTCAAGCTAGTCTTCAATGCCAAGGAAGTCCAACAGCATGGTGCTGCACCGATCTGCATCGAGCACTTGCCAGGGCTGAAGGAGATCTCCGCAAAAATTGGGGGCTCAGTTGCTGCATTGTCGATATCTGTTAGCAATGATCCAAGAAATCCAAAAATCATCGAACAAAGGCTGGACTGGAATTTCTGTGCTGACAAAGATAGAAGTATGCGGGCGATGCAAGAGCAAGGAGGCGAGATTATAGAAGAAAAAGGTGAAATCCTGGAGGAAAACATCTTTGACGTACCCCAAACCCAAGACAAGTACCAAGGAGAAGATGGGAGCAGCCAACCTTATACTCACAGCAG GATTTCTACGTTTATGGAGTCCTCTTCCCGGCCACCTCCGAGACGCCCCAATCGTCGTCGGGAGCTCCTCTCGATGTGGGCCAGGGACAGCAGTCCCGAGCTGGTGAGCTCTTCACCACCAACATCGTCGTCTTCAAGGGGCCCAATAATCCGCTCGACGATCCAGCGCGTGCGGATTAGTCCGCGAGACCGCAGGGGTGCTGAGGGCCCAAGGCCTCCCAATTCACTGCAGACCAGCTCTTCCCCCACCTCCAAGTCCAAG AAGCCACAGGATCTCTCCGGCAGGGCATGA
- the LOC100824331 gene encoding putative disease resistance protein At1g58400 translates to MVEAAIVGAILSGALGTLPTLLTFIRDKRNSQVQEDVNSIKRQLQRMQGSILHPLWRGEETSDIRRLWIVQLRKLADEIEDCKHRFQFGQTTGGDNYYAIEIGQLKQKADHTSDMLKRYEEQASKSSNMGKDAAASMDEGKHLLALVQDQSENRVKVIAVAGFGGRKTDIARQVYTNDEVQQQFSQRQAWVSAAGKTMNEVLTEILSKVPPAGLRGCWGMPILSCFFRKNTPVLPPPGSDLKRQLISRLSDNKYLIVIDDVATEELFNTISDFPWPLDERVHGRIIVTTAIWSAAGPCSCGDNNLPPLAPDISTPMVLVQEVGPSVTNTRPVLSEARFKLCASALARTQGSYTSDYKGVALEDCLLYFTMFPRHRDVSRNRLIRRLLAEGLLEHAVPVPGDAYRSPHDIVDELLDKLISSNFIETSKKSNNGKVKRCKTPGVVFNYICAKAVVENFITLMCGASQNQTTQQRNIRRLSLHPYSGAANGGVVMPDVCSLRTMVVFPTANAGYGDILNFDNLKLLRVLDLKECAHVNKDHLRRICELSLLKYLSLGDNIGRIPKKIWRLQELETLETRTTGVVTMYPEVLMLPKLKHLLGKFQLSKELNLMDGAKKLLGMKNDFSALKVFLGTKCVLGTLAGFVVGDGKGIPQLFCHMGQLRKVKIWSDFTKIEETELTGLKEGIEEFMSRGISMPTVDYSLSIDLKGCSKSFLDFLGYPGRLTSLKLTGDLAQFGLVYPKPNLNSLHELCLSMTGLSAAAIQKGLSKLTCPLKFLKLVEKELGGLSMLDHILPFARLERICLVGEQSLHNITIRDLSQLASLHLLCATLGDLPGIEIESLESLKEVGLHSGVADKIKKEWETAASRHRPNLKIVSIQTL, encoded by the exons ATGGTGGAGGCTGCCATAGTGGGAGCCATACTGAGCGGAGCGCTCGGTACACTGCCGACGCTGTTGACATTCATACGTGACAAAAGGAACAGTCAGGTGCAAGAGGATGTTAATTCCATCAAGCGCCAGCTTCAGCGTATGCAGGGGTCCATTCTGCATCCTTTATGGAGAGGCGAAGAAACCAGTGATATACGGAGGCTCTGGATCGTGCAACTCAGAAAGCTGGCGGACGAAATTGAAGACTGCAAGCACCGCTTCCAGTTCGGGCAGACCACCGGCGGTGACAACTATTATGCCATAGAGATTGGTCAACTCAAGCAGAAAGCAGATCATACGTCTGATATGCTAAAAAGATATGAAGAGCAGGCGAGCAAATCCTCAAACATGGGAAAAGATGCTGCTGCGTCGATGGATGAGGGTAAGCATCTCCTTGCTCTTGTACAGGACCAATCGGAGAACAGGGTGAAGGTGATCGCTGTAGCTGGCTTCGGTGGCCGGAAGACTGATATTGCAAGGCAAGTGTACACGAATGATGAAGTCCAGCAGCAATTCAGTCAGCGGCAAGCCTGGGTTAGCGCGGCGGGCAAGACAATGAATGAAGTTTTGACGGAGATACTCAGCAAAGTACCCCCTGCTGGGCTGCGGGGCTGCTGGGGCATGCCCATCCTGAGCTGTTTTTTCCGCAAAAATACGCcggtcctccctcctcccggctCCGACTTGAAGCGTCAGCTCATATCACGCCTAAGCGATAACAA GTATTTGATTGTAATTGACGACGTGGCAACAGAAGAGTTGTTCAATACAATATCTGACTTCCCTTGGCCTTTGGATGAAAGAGTGCACGGCAGAATTATCGTGACCACGGCCATCTGGTCAGCAGCAGGACCCTGCAGTTGTGGTGACAACAATCTACCACCACTTGCTCCAGATATCAGCACACCCATGGTTTTGGTTCAAGAGGTTGGTCCATCAGTGACTAATACAAGGCCGGTGTTGTCAGAGGCCCGCTTCAAACTATGTGCGTCCGCTCTAGCAAGAACGCAAGGGTCGTATACCAGTGACTACAAGGGTGTTGCTCTCGAGGACTGCTTGCTGTATTTCACCATGTTCCCACGCCATCGCGATGTCTCAAGGAATCGTCTAATAAGGCGGCTGCTGGCTGAAGGACTACTTGAACATGCAGTGCCAGTCCCTGGGGATGCATACCGTTCTCCTCATGATATCGTGGACGAGCTTTTGGACAAACTCATCAGCAGCAATTTTATCGAGACCAGTAAAAAAAGCAACAATGGGAAGGTGAAGAGATGCAAAACTCCTGGTGTGGTGTTTAACTACATTTGTGCCAAGGCCGTGGTCGAGAATTTTATAACCTTAATGTGTGGTGCAAGTCAGAATCAGACCACCCAACAGCGAAATATTCGCCGGCTTTCTCTCCATCCTTACAGCGGAGCTGCAAATGGTGGAGTCGTAATGCCAGATGTATGTTCTCTCCGGACTATGGTGGTCTTCCCAACCGCCAATGCCGGATATGGTGATATATTGAATTTTGACAACCTTAAGCTACTGAGGGTGTTGGATCTGAAAGAGTGTGCTCATGTGAATAAAGACCATCTGAGAAGAATATGCGAGCTGTCGCTGTTGAAATATCTGAGCCTCGGGGACAATATCGGTCGGATTCCGAAGAAAATATGGCGGCTGCAAGAGTTAGAGACACTCGAGACGAGGACAACTGGTGTAGTGACGATGTACCCAGAAGTACTCATGCTGCCCAAATTGAAACACCTCCTTGGGAAGTTTCAGCTATCTAAAGAGTTAAACCTGATGGATGGGGCAAAGAAGCTTCTTGGGATGAAGAATGATTTTTCTGCTCTTAAGGTTTTCTTGGGGACAAAATGTGTCTTGGGCACCCTAGCAGGATTTGTCGTTGGCGACGGCAAAGGAATTCCACAACTGTTTTGTCATATGGGACAGTTGAGGAAGGTGAAGATATGGTCTGATTTCACCAAAATCGAGGAGACAGAATTGACTGGGCTTAAGGAAGGCATCGAGGAATTCATGAGTCGAGGAATCAGTATGCCCACTGTTGATTACTCCCTGTCTATTGATCTCAAGGGGTGCTCAAAATCATTCCTTGATTTCCTAGGATATCCTGGCAGGCTTACCTCGCTCAAGTTGACAGGTGATCTGGCACAATTCGGTTTGGTTTATCCAAAGCCGAACCTGAATAGTCTACATGAGCTGTGCCTCTCAATGACTGGTCTAAGCGCGGCTGCAATCCAAAAAGGCCTGAGTAAGTTGACATGTCCACTGAAATTTCTCAAGCTGGTTGAGAAAGAACTTGGGGGGCTCTCAATGCTAGACCATATTCTTCCCTTCGCAAGACTGGAGCGGATTTGCCTTGTGGGCGAGCAAAGTCTCCACAACATAACGATTCGAGATCTGAGTCAGCTTGCCTCACTCCATTTGCTCTGTGCAACTCTAGGTGATCTTCCCGGCATCGAGATCGAAAGCCTCGAAAGTCTAAAGGAAGTCGGACTCCATTCTGGAGTTGctgataaaataaaaaaggaatgGGAAACTGCTGCAAGCCGCCATCGCCCTAATCTCAAAATTGTGTCCATTCAGACACTTTAA